In Natronoarchaeum philippinense, a single window of DNA contains:
- a CDS encoding DUF2391 domain-containing protein: MKLGRLRHPEFRLADAAQQSVGGILLAGPFVVTEEVWSLASNMDGLQTLLVIALTASIGYAALYQADTGRDPDSEIEVAGVPIRFVSLMLVAFGSVALLAMILDAPDTFVAAYPNGSMTEAIWVSFKAVAVGSVFSVVGAATADSVF, encoded by the coding sequence ATGAAACTCGGTCGCCTCCGTCATCCGGAGTTTCGGCTCGCCGACGCCGCCCAGCAGTCCGTCGGCGGCATCCTGCTGGCAGGCCCCTTCGTCGTCACCGAGGAGGTCTGGAGTCTCGCGAGCAACATGGACGGTCTCCAGACGCTACTGGTCATCGCACTGACGGCCAGCATCGGCTACGCCGCACTGTATCAGGCCGATACCGGCCGCGATCCCGACAGCGAGATCGAGGTCGCGGGCGTCCCCATCCGGTTCGTCTCGCTGATGCTGGTCGCCTTTGGCTCGGTCGCGCTGCTGGCGATGATCCTCGACGCGCCCGACACGTTCGTCGCTGCGTATCCGAACGGCAGCATGACAGAGGCCATTTGGGTCTCGTTCAAGGCCGTCGCCGTCGGCTCGGTGTTCTCGGTCGTCGGCGCCGCGACCGCCGACAGCGTATTCTGA
- a CDS encoding ArsR/SmtB family transcription factor, whose translation MGEQTIEVDQERAASAFGALADPSRIGILLALWQSGPLAFADLHRETAIEDSGRFNYHLDRLVDQFVIKTEDTYRLTPVGAKVADILLDARFGPTPPPIDEPTDADCPDCGERIHARYENGDIRLQCSACDLLVHYGYFPPRGRTTRDADGFLDAYSQRLWRDFSLAHRGVCPHCSGRMRNRIDEDPDWYPDYAAKSICRDCGVSVGSTLGLRLLGDPDVVAFLADHDVHADDNRFWTLEFCLDDSDVRVVSDPVRRYVIPISTDSETLEVIVDETASVVETARWSHR comes from the coding sequence ATGGGCGAGCAGACCATCGAGGTGGATCAGGAACGGGCCGCAAGCGCGTTCGGAGCGCTGGCCGACCCGAGTCGTATCGGAATCCTCCTCGCGCTCTGGCAGTCCGGTCCGCTCGCGTTCGCAGATCTCCACAGAGAGACGGCGATAGAAGATAGCGGTCGCTTCAACTACCATTTGGACAGACTCGTCGACCAGTTCGTCATCAAAACGGAGGACACCTATCGGCTCACGCCGGTCGGTGCGAAGGTAGCCGACATCCTGTTGGACGCCCGATTCGGTCCGACCCCACCGCCGATAGACGAACCCACGGACGCCGACTGTCCTGACTGCGGCGAACGCATCCACGCCCGCTACGAGAACGGAGATATCAGGCTCCAGTGTTCGGCCTGTGACTTGCTCGTCCACTACGGTTACTTCCCGCCGCGCGGCCGAACAACCCGCGACGCCGACGGGTTCCTCGACGCGTACTCACAGCGTCTCTGGAGGGATTTCTCGCTCGCTCACCGCGGCGTCTGTCCGCACTGCAGCGGCCGGATGCGCAATCGAATCGACGAGGACCCCGACTGGTATCCCGACTACGCCGCCAAGAGCATCTGCCGAGACTGCGGTGTCTCCGTCGGTTCCACGCTGGGGCTCCGACTGCTTGGAGATCCTGACGTGGTCGCCTTTCTCGCCGATCACGACGTTCACGCCGACGACAACAGGTTCTGGACGCTGGAGTTCTGCCTCGATGACTCCGATGTACGTGTGGTTTCGGACCCGGTTCGCCGGTACGTGATACCGATCAGTACCGACTCGGAGACGCTCGAAGTCATCGTGGACGAAACCGCGTCGGTCGTCGAGACGGCGCGATGGTCGCACCGGTAA
- a CDS encoding deoxyribonuclease IV: MSDLRVGAHVSVAGGVDNAVERELDVGGNCGQIFTTSPQVWQQPDIEDDEAEQFREGTVETLDGPWVIHSSYLVNLCTPKDDLREKSIDSMQAEVDAADRLGIEYVNVHLGAHTGAGVEQGLDNAASALDELDVPDGVTVLVESDAGSGTKLGGDFEHLAAVIDRADLDIDVCVDTAHAFAAGYDLSTADGVDDAVAEFDEVVGLDHLECIHLNDSKHECGTNKDEHAHIGEGLIGEEGMERIINHDDLADVPLVLETPNEDGKGFEWNIDRVRELRN; this comes from the coding sequence ATGAGCGATCTCCGAGTCGGTGCGCACGTATCGGTCGCCGGCGGCGTCGACAACGCCGTCGAGCGCGAACTCGACGTCGGCGGGAACTGCGGGCAGATCTTCACGACCTCGCCGCAGGTCTGGCAACAGCCCGACATCGAGGACGACGAGGCCGAGCAGTTCCGCGAGGGCACGGTCGAAACGCTCGACGGCCCGTGGGTGATCCACTCGTCGTACCTCGTCAACCTCTGTACGCCCAAAGACGACCTGCGCGAGAAATCGATCGATAGCATGCAGGCCGAGGTCGACGCCGCCGATCGGCTCGGCATCGAGTACGTCAACGTCCATCTGGGCGCTCACACCGGTGCCGGCGTCGAGCAAGGGCTGGACAACGCCGCGAGCGCGCTCGACGAACTCGACGTGCCCGACGGCGTGACCGTGCTCGTCGAGAGCGACGCCGGCAGCGGCACCAAGCTCGGCGGCGACTTCGAGCACCTCGCGGCCGTGATCGACCGCGCCGACCTCGACATCGACGTTTGTGTCGACACGGCCCACGCGTTCGCGGCGGGCTACGACCTCTCGACGGCCGACGGCGTCGACGATGCCGTCGCCGAGTTCGACGAGGTCGTCGGTCTCGATCACCTGGAGTGCATCCACCTCAACGACTCCAAACACGAGTGTGGCACCAACAAAGACGAGCACGCCCACATCGGCGAGGGCCTGATCGGCGAGGAGGGGATGGAGCGGATCATCAACCACGACGACCTTGCTGACGTTCCGCTTGTACTGGAGACGCCAAACGAGGACGGCAAGGGCTTCGAGTGGAACATCGACCGCGTCCGGGAACTTCGGAACTGA
- a CDS encoding alkaline phosphatase PhoX yields the protein MVKLNRRNLMATSVAAALGASTAGLASASEDDDTPDAPWSDGELKRFAHVAFGAEFTGPFVTDTNELFFSNQHPSRDNPEPFAKAGVGVVEGFQFEMDGTSDDFDELSKPQTDAEQAAVRVADGEYNQLAQEGDQINGGAEKFGHPQTPDGTDIAEFAGSRYGDFGYNPDMNQFVPTNDAGTEGYLFTNIETSPGSITRMPISRSDDGTWSADLENTTNLVNHEAFRDIGGTRINCYGDLSPWTTPMSAEENYAHPRLAPSATTSEVVESGGVGRRGGAEFWNRPNPSAAQDAIDEIFGDDSWYLQGVWALTGVELLAYYLGADPVDQNGDSNDMTPIGEGYPNPYRYGYIVEIRDPADDPAPVKHWCMGRAAFEAPDFQEDERTVYLTSDGENKGLYKFVADEQFTSYDDPMNVAGTLYVAEVTNQAAADGRPPAAVDLEIEWLELGHASNAEVESWIASYDGITQIDYLETHAETDWQSDLDAALREADEAVARDGNRDYVTDEEITEWASQYEQHGPGGVDEELRKVPYLETRAAAKEIGATVEFRKAEGVDSVEGAQPGDYVYLGISELNAGMSDDAGDIRLQRVDGGVVYRAELDSEYDISTLEPVVVGADASDPKPVIDDAPINIDNVLVLADGRVLLCEDAAQYNRTYPNDGVWVFDPATDGLSNGGDDTGTDDGSDDDSSGGDNSGDGSGDDSSDGSSDDGSGDSSDGDADSGSGDSSGDNTDDSSGDESDDESDDSGLPGFGVGVGLAGAAGGALAARNRDGNDADVSDDGDD from the coding sequence ATGGTTAAACTCAACCGCCGTAACCTGATGGCCACCTCGGTCGCCGCAGCACTCGGTGCGTCCACCGCAGGACTCGCAAGCGCCAGCGAGGACGACGACACGCCCGATGCCCCTTGGAGCGACGGTGAACTCAAGCGGTTCGCCCACGTCGCGTTCGGTGCGGAGTTCACGGGCCCCTTCGTCACCGACACCAACGAGCTGTTCTTCTCGAATCAACACCCCAGCCGCGACAATCCCGAGCCCTTCGCCAAGGCCGGCGTCGGCGTCGTCGAGGGGTTCCAGTTCGAGATGGACGGCACCAGCGACGACTTCGACGAGCTGTCCAAGCCCCAGACCGACGCGGAGCAGGCGGCAGTCCGAGTCGCCGACGGGGAGTACAACCAACTCGCACAGGAGGGCGACCAGATCAACGGCGGTGCCGAGAAGTTCGGCCACCCCCAGACGCCCGACGGGACCGATATCGCCGAGTTCGCAGGGAGCCGGTACGGAGACTTCGGTTACAACCCCGACATGAACCAGTTCGTCCCGACGAACGACGCCGGGACGGAGGGGTACCTGTTCACCAACATCGAAACCAGTCCCGGCAGCATCACGCGGATGCCGATCAGTCGATCGGACGACGGGACGTGGAGCGCCGACCTAGAGAACACGACCAATCTGGTCAATCACGAGGCGTTCCGAGACATCGGCGGTACCCGGATCAACTGCTACGGCGACCTGAGTCCGTGGACGACGCCGATGTCCGCCGAGGAGAACTACGCCCATCCGCGACTCGCTCCTTCGGCGACCACCAGTGAGGTCGTCGAGTCCGGCGGCGTCGGCCGGCGCGGCGGCGCCGAGTTCTGGAACCGGCCGAACCCGTCGGCCGCCCAAGATGCCATCGACGAAATCTTCGGCGACGATTCGTGGTACCTGCAGGGCGTCTGGGCGCTCACCGGCGTCGAGCTGCTCGCGTACTACCTCGGCGCCGATCCGGTCGATCAGAACGGCGATAGCAACGATATGACGCCGATCGGCGAGGGGTATCCCAACCCGTATCGCTACGGCTACATCGTCGAAATCCGCGACCCGGCCGACGATCCCGCGCCGGTCAAACACTGGTGTATGGGGCGGGCGGCGTTCGAGGCGCCCGACTTTCAGGAGGACGAACGGACCGTCTACCTCACCTCCGACGGCGAGAACAAGGGCCTCTACAAGTTCGTCGCCGACGAACAGTTCACGAGCTACGACGATCCGATGAACGTGGCCGGCACGCTGTACGTCGCCGAGGTCACAAATCAGGCAGCAGCGGACGGACGCCCCCCGGCGGCGGTCGATCTGGAGATCGAGTGGCTGGAACTGGGCCACGCCAGCAACGCCGAAGTCGAGTCGTGGATCGCCAGCTACGACGGGATCACGCAGATCGATTACCTCGAAACCCACGCCGAGACCGACTGGCAGTCGGACCTCGACGCCGCACTGCGGGAAGCCGACGAGGCCGTCGCCCGCGACGGCAACCGCGACTACGTCACCGACGAGGAGATCACCGAGTGGGCCAGCCAGTACGAGCAGCACGGCCCCGGCGGCGTCGACGAGGAACTCCGGAAAGTGCCGTACCTCGAAACCCGCGCCGCGGCCAAGGAGATCGGCGCCACCGTCGAGTTTCGCAAGGCCGAGGGCGTCGACAGCGTCGAAGGCGCCCAGCCCGGCGATTACGTCTATCTCGGTATCTCGGAACTCAACGCCGGGATGAGCGACGACGCCGGCGACATCCGGCTCCAGCGAGTCGACGGCGGCGTCGTCTATCGCGCCGAACTCGATTCGGAGTACGACATCTCGACGCTGGAACCGGTCGTCGTCGGCGCCGACGCCTCCGATCCGAAGCCGGTGATCGACGACGCGCCGATCAACATCGACAACGTGCTCGTGCTGGCCGACGGGCGCGTCCTGCTGTGCGAGGACGCCGCCCAGTACAACCGGACCTACCCGAACGACGGCGTCTGGGTGTTCGACCCCGCGACCGACGGCCTCTCGAACGGCGGCGACGACACCGGGACGGACGACGGATCGGACGACGACAGTTCCGGCGGGGACAACTCCGGCGACGGCAGTGGAGACGACAGCTCCGATGGTAGTTCGGACGACGGCTCCGGCGACAGTTCGGACGGCGACGCCGACAGCGGGTCCGGCGATAGTTCAGGTGATAATACCGACGACAGTTCCGGAGACGAGTCCGACGACGAATCGGACGACAGCGGCCTACCCGGCTTCGGTGTCGGCGTCGGACTCGCGGGCGCTGCCGGTGGTGCACTCGCGGCCCGGAACCGCGATGGCAACGACGCCGACGTTAGCGACGACGGCGACGACTGA
- a CDS encoding sulfatase family protein, producing the protein MTTNTDQTTGPNVLFVLTDQQSADAMSCAGSDYVETPAMDRLADRGVRFTDTYCTQPLCNPSRASLFSGRMPHEVGASDNNSEIDERYRDEELGRLFDDAGYDCAYGGKWHVPEMTLPDEHGFETLQGMNDLTLADNCIDFLDRDRDDPFFLVASFDNPHNICEVARNENLPWGNVESVPTEECPDLPKNYGIPPFEPSEIRTLMEASRPSGLSGNMVDATAEEWRHYRHAYFRLVEKVDAEIGELLDALDERGLTENTVIVFTSDHGELNGAHQLEQKCWGYEESVRVPFIVSYPGETLEGETDDHLVSNGLDVLPTLCDYADITPPDDLDGKSVRPLAAGQDTEWRDQVVVQTNIQLGGRVVRTDRYKYIVYERGRQREQLFDLRNDPGEMVDLSENAEYGDVLAEHRERLFEWCVEHDDAFGANPQYPMVPQIPGFNPPDAIDRVRSE; encoded by the coding sequence ATGACTACGAATACCGATCAAACCACCGGACCCAACGTACTGTTCGTCCTCACCGACCAGCAATCAGCGGACGCGATGAGTTGCGCGGGCAGCGACTACGTCGAGACGCCGGCGATGGACCGGCTGGCCGATCGCGGCGTGCGCTTCACCGACACGTACTGTACGCAGCCGCTGTGCAATCCGTCGCGAGCGAGCCTGTTCTCCGGTCGCATGCCGCACGAAGTCGGCGCGTCCGACAACAATTCCGAGATCGACGAGCGGTATCGAGACGAGGAACTGGGACGCCTGTTCGACGACGCCGGCTACGACTGCGCCTACGGCGGAAAGTGGCACGTTCCGGAGATGACGCTCCCGGACGAGCACGGCTTCGAGACCCTTCAGGGGATGAACGACCTCACGCTCGCGGACAACTGCATCGACTTCCTCGATCGCGACCGGGACGACCCGTTCTTCCTCGTCGCGTCGTTCGACAACCCGCACAACATCTGCGAAGTCGCTCGCAACGAGAACCTTCCGTGGGGCAACGTCGAATCGGTCCCGACCGAGGAGTGTCCGGATCTCCCGAAGAACTACGGCATCCCGCCGTTCGAACCGTCGGAGATCAGAACGTTGATGGAGGCCTCGCGCCCCAGCGGACTCTCCGGAAACATGGTCGACGCGACGGCGGAGGAGTGGCGCCACTATCGCCACGCCTACTTCCGACTGGTCGAGAAGGTCGACGCCGAAATCGGGGAACTTCTGGACGCGCTCGACGAACGGGGACTCACCGAGAACACGGTGATCGTGTTCACCTCGGACCACGGGGAACTGAACGGCGCCCACCAACTCGAGCAGAAGTGTTGGGGGTACGAAGAGAGCGTCCGGGTTCCGTTCATCGTCAGCTACCCCGGCGAGACGCTCGAAGGAGAGACCGACGACCACCTCGTCTCGAACGGGCTAGACGTCCTGCCGACGCTGTGTGACTACGCGGATATCACGCCGCCGGACGATCTCGACGGGAAGAGCGTCAGGCCGCTCGCCGCCGGTCAGGATACCGAATGGAGAGACCAGGTAGTCGTACAGACGAACATTCAACTCGGCGGCCGGGTGGTCCGAACGGATCGGTACAAGTACATCGTCTACGAACGCGGGCGTCAGCGCGAACAACTGTTCGATCTCCGGAACGATCCGGGAGAGATGGTTGACCTCTCGGAGAACGCCGAGTACGGCGACGTGCTCGCGG
- a CDS encoding lipoate--protein ligase family protein, producing MTALADREWRLIPERADDGPTTMALEEVAAETAVEDGVRTVRVYSWEPSTLSLGYRQDPDTVDWAYCERRDIGVTRRQTGGGGIYHDRHADISYSIVAPADELPGDLMDSYDLLCEPVLDAFERLGVPAAFADEELPAVHQPCCYLRSIHPAHDILADGRKISGNAQYRQRDAVIQHGSLSFDLATEDHLGVFSDPQTTPAEFRERVTAISEHADVTREDAVDALETALAEWADADEGAWREDELDRAGELAAEKYGTDDWTRRRTVPDAVE from the coding sequence ATGACCGCGCTGGCCGACCGCGAGTGGCGCCTCATCCCCGAGCGCGCCGACGACGGCCCGACGACGATGGCGCTAGAGGAGGTCGCCGCCGAGACGGCTGTCGAGGACGGCGTCCGGACGGTTCGGGTGTACTCGTGGGAGCCCTCGACGCTCTCGCTGGGCTACCGGCAGGATCCCGACACGGTCGACTGGGCGTACTGCGAGCGCCGGGACATCGGCGTCACGCGCCGCCAGACCGGCGGCGGCGGCATCTATCACGACCGACACGCGGACATCTCCTACAGCATCGTCGCGCCGGCTGACGAACTGCCGGGCGATCTGATGGATAGCTACGATCTGCTCTGCGAACCCGTTCTCGACGCCTTCGAGCGCTTGGGCGTCCCGGCAGCCTTCGCCGACGAGGAACTGCCCGCCGTCCACCAACCCTGTTGCTACCTACGTTCGATCCACCCCGCTCACGACATTCTGGCAGACGGCCGCAAGATCAGCGGGAACGCCCAGTATCGCCAGCGTGACGCCGTGATCCAGCACGGATCGCTCTCGTTCGACCTCGCCACCGAGGACCACCTCGGCGTCTTTTCTGATCCACAGACGACGCCCGCGGAGTTCCGCGAGCGCGTCACCGCGATCAGCGAGCACGCCGACGTGACGCGCGAGGACGCCGTCGACGCCCTCGAAACTGCGCTGGCGGAGTGGGCCGACGCCGACGAGGGCGCGTGGCGCGAGGACGAACTCGATCGCGCAGGGGAACTCGCCGCCGAGAAGTACGGAACCGACGACTGGACGCGCCGACGGACCGTTCCAGACGCAGTCGAGTAG